In Candidatus Methylomirabilota bacterium, the sequence CGCGAGTCGACCACGCGGTCCTCGGGATGTCCGCAGAACGGGCACTTCATCTCAGGCGCTCAGGGTAGAGCGGGAAGCGGTTCGTCAGCTCCTGGACCTCGCTGCGCACCGCGGCCTCCACGGAGCCGTTGCCGAGGTTGGTCAGGACGCGGTCGATAAGCATGGCGATCTGCGCCATTTCGGCCTCGGCCATGCCGCGCGTGGTGACGGCGGGCGTCCCGATGCGGACGCCGCTCGTGACCATGGGGCCCTTGGTGTCGAAGGGGATGCCATTCTTGTTGACCGTGATCCAGGCGCGGTCGAGCGCCTCCTGCGCGTCCTTGCCCGTGACACCCTTCCCCGTGAGGTCCACCAGCAGGAGGTGGGTGTCGGTGCCACCGGAGACCAGCCGGTAGCCGCGCGCGAGCATCGCGTCCGCCAGCGCGCGCGCGTTTCTGACGATCTGCCCCTGATAGGCGCGCCACTCCGGCGTCTGGGCTTCGCGGAAGGCGACGGCCTTGGCCGCGATGACGTGCATGAGCGGCCCGCCCTGTATGCCGGGCAGAACGGAGCGGTCCAGATCTTTCGCGTACCGTTCAAGGCACATGACCATGCCGCCGCGCGGGCCCCGGAGCGTCTTGTGCGTGGTCGTGGTCACGAAGTCGGCGTAGGGCACTGGCGACGGGTGCAGCCCGGCTGCGACAAGTCCCGCCGGATGAGCGATGTCGGCCATCAGCGCAGCCCCCGCCTCGTCGGCAATCTCGCGGAAGGGCTTGAAGTCGATGGCGCGAGGGAAGGCCGAGCCGCCCGCGATGATGAGCTTCGGCCTGTGCTGCTTCGCCAGGTCCCGCACCTGGTCCATGTCGATGCGCTCGGTGTCCTTCGTGACGCCGTAGGACACGATCGTGTAGAGCCGCCCCGAGAAGTTCATCGGGCTGCCGGCCGTGAGGTGTCCGCCGTGCGCCAGGTTGGGTCCGAGCACGGTGTCACCCGGCTTGAGGAGCGTGAAGTACACGGCCATGTTCGCCTGGGAGCCCGAGTGAGGCTGGACGTTGACGTGCTCGGCGCCGAAGAGCTCCTTGCCGCGGCTGATCGCCAGCTCCTCCGCCACGTCCACGTACTCGCAGCCGCCGTAGTAGCGCTTGCCCGGGTACCCCTCAGCGTACTTGTTGGTCATCACCGACCCGACGGCCTCGAGGACGGCCTCGGAGACGAAGTTCTCTGACGCGATCAGCTCGAGGTTGCGCGACTGGCGCACGGTCTCGTCGCGGATCACCTTGGCGATGTCGGGATCGACCTGCTCGAGCCGGTTCACGCCGCTCCCTCCCGGCCGCCGCGGCGACCTTCCATGTCGGCGATCTTGTCGACACGCCGGGCGTGGCGGCCGCCGGCGAAGGCCGTCTCCAGCCACACCCGGAGCATCTCCTGCCCCGTGTCCGAATCGATCATGCGCCCCGCGAGGGTCAGGACGTTGGCGTCGTTGTGCTCGCGGCTCATGCGCGCCGTGTAAGCATCCCCGCAGAGGGCGGCCCGCACTCCGGCGACCTTGTTGGCGGCGATGGCCATGCCGATCCCGGTGCCGCAGACGAGCACGCCG encodes:
- the glyA gene encoding serine hydroxymethyltransferase codes for the protein MNRLEQVDPDIAKVIRDETVRQSRNLELIASENFVSEAVLEAVGSVMTNKYAEGYPGKRYYGGCEYVDVAEELAISRGKELFGAEHVNVQPHSGSQANMAVYFTLLKPGDTVLGPNLAHGGHLTAGSPMNFSGRLYTIVSYGVTKDTERIDMDQVRDLAKQHRPKLIIAGGSAFPRAIDFKPFREIADEAGAALMADIAHPAGLVAAGLHPSPVPYADFVTTTTHKTLRGPRGGMVMCLERYAKDLDRSVLPGIQGGPLMHVIAAKAVAFREAQTPEWRAYQGQIVRNARALADAMLARGYRLVSGGTDTHLLLVDLTGKGVTGKDAQEALDRAWITVNKNGIPFDTKGPMVTSGVRIGTPAVTTRGMAEAEMAQIAMLIDRVLTNLGNGSVEAAVRSEVQELTNRFPLYPERLR
- the rpiB gene encoding ribose 5-phosphate isomerase B codes for the protein MSVALGADHAGWELKEALKGWLMEAGYQVLDFGTHSPDSVDYPDYAAQVAEAVAVGKVDRGVLVCGTGIGMAIAANKVAGVRAALCGDAYTARMSREHNDANVLTLAGRMIDSDTGQEMLRVWLETAFAGGRHARRVDKIADMEGRRGGREGAA